Proteins from a single region of Fundulus heteroclitus isolate FHET01 unplaced genomic scaffold, MU-UCD_Fhet_4.1 scaffold_392, whole genome shotgun sequence:
- the LOC118560161 gene encoding uncharacterized protein LOC118560161 has protein sequence MPGEREKLQQVLCQYVTHTLTYMKTVKVFYDQFSEWKKRRQTENENMMEIKERADEIDPTFTKSEGKWAKFRNHVKSSFQMNVESKLAELEKELDEVLKYTLEGLEELNTFVDAVEKLAVTSLHVFTENFVLRLPETIRFDDVQAVIIAARQICPLLLEFKRDAKSFFQPKLYNVEVLTYQLKSYIDTTDTICQSHGKSFNFNICLGMSEDIAVNPGLIESDMHKMINHIKQLDKIRMDEHFWMEFLFQKVSPDYFINSVDGQLSKMLQFLDELEECAVKLDSMNKGAKISSVTGSSVGAVGGVLSIVGLALSPVTAGVSLGLTIAGVTMGVTSGVNSLVTTLTEIGVNHTNQKKANEAFQSFMEEFQKIQECLSEVMKQTTDILKPKKIDVVVGVGKAVNKVGTIAKGADAIADAACALKAAGAGKALDVPEIGQAAVKGPLALTKGARAGFIALNAFFIGMDIFFITKDSMSLAKGNETKVSKFLRARVSLLRSQVESWEKIRNSLCQSKKNNKENRNFLQEPFYPGIKKGLI, from the exons ATGCCTGGagaaag GGAAAAGCTACAGCAGGTCCTGTGTCAGTACGTCACCCATACGCTGACCTAcatgaaaacagtaaaagtttTTTATGACCAGTTCTCTGAATGGAAGAAGAGACGACAGACAGAGAAtgaaaacatgatggaaatcaAAGAAAGGGCTGATGAAATTGACCCCACTTTCACAAAGTCAGAGGGAAAATGGGCAAAGTTTCGTAACCACGTGAAGAGCAGCTTCCAGATGAATGTAGAGAGCAAACTTGCAGAACTAGAAAAGGAGCTGGATGAAGTGTTGAAATACACACTGGAAGGTCTGGAGGAACTCAACACCTTCGTGGATGCAGTGGAGAAGCTGGCAGTGACTTCACTGCATGTGTTTACTGAGAACTTTGTTTTACGCCTGCCTGAGACGATCAGATTTGATGATGTTCAAGCTGTGATCATCGCTGCACGACAGATCTGCCCTCTCCTCCTGGAGTTCAAACGAGACGCAAAGTCCTTCTTTCAGCCTAAACTTTACAATGTGGAGGTGCTTACATACCAACTGAAAAGCTACATAGATACCACCGACACCATATGTCAGTCTCATGGCAAAAG CTTTAACTTCAACATTTGCTTGGGTATGTCAGAGGACATTGCTGTAAATCCTGGTCTGATTGAAAGTGACATGCACAAGATGATAAATCACATTAAGCAACTTGACAAGATCAG GATGGATGAGCACTTTTGGATGGAGTTCCTGTTCCAGAAAGTCTCCCCAGATTATTTCATCAATAGCGTTGATGGTCAGCTGTCCAAAATGCTACAGTTCCTTGACGAGCTGGAGGAGTGTGCTGTTAAGTTAGACAGTATGAACAAAGGAGCAAAGATCTCCAGTGTGACAGGCAGCTCAGTGGGAGCAGTGGGAGGTGTACTTTCCATTGTTGGCTTGGCGTTGAGTCCAGTTACTGCAGGAGTGTCTTTAGGGCTGACAATTGCGGGTGTGACGATGGGGGTAACAAGCGGAGTCAACAGTTTGGTAACCACCTTAACAGAGATTGGAGTTAATCATACTAATCAGAAAAAGGCAAATGAAGCCTTTCAAAGCTTCATGGAGGAATTCCAAAAGATCCAAGAATGTCTCAGTGAGGTGATGAAACAAACAACAGACATTCTGAAGCCAAAGAAGATAGATGTGGTGGTGGGAGTTGGGAAGGCTGTTAATAAAGTAGGTACAATAGCAAAGGGTGCTGATGCCATCGCTGATGCTGCTTGTGCTTTAAAGGCTGCAGGAGCAGGCAAGGCCTTAGATGTTCCTGAGATTGGTCAGGCAGCAGTTAAAGGGCCTCTGGCTCTCACCAAGGGGGCTAGAGCTGGTTTCATTGCACTTAATGCCTTCTTTATTGGCATGGATATCTTCTTTATCACCAAAGACAGCATGAGTCTGGCCAAAGGCAATGAGACTAAAGTCTCAAAGTTCCTCAGAGCCAGAGTTTCATTACTACGCTCTCAGGTGGAGTCATGGGAGAAGATTCGCAACTCTTTGTGTCAAagcaaaaagaacaataaagaaaacagaaacttcCTCCAAGAGCCTTTTTATCCAGGCATAAAGAAGGGATTGATCTAA